A DNA window from Brachionichthys hirsutus isolate HB-005 chromosome 10, CSIRO-AGI_Bhir_v1, whole genome shotgun sequence contains the following coding sequences:
- the mtmr4 gene encoding myotubularin-related protein 4, whose translation MNLAGTVTCSMLNCFGEEGPPSLEYIKAKDLFPQKELVKEDESLQVPFSVLQGEGVEYLGSADEAVIAISNYRLHIKFKDSVINTSPGVDNEISVPLRLMESVESRDMFQLHIVCKDSKVVRCHFATFKQCQEWVKRLNRAIAHPARLEDLFALAYHAWCLGGSADDEDQHLHLCRPGDHVAQRMDMEVKRMGFDTQNVWRVSGINCNYKLCSSYPQKLLVPIWITDKELESVASFRSWKRIPVVVYRHQKNGAVIARCSQPEISWWGWRNTDDEYLVTSIARACQMASKGTYRAPACRQSGEAPDSCDSDFDSSLAVASGCDDNGVQQKLLILDARSYTAAVANRAKGGGCECEEYYPNCEVMFMGMANIHAIRNSFQALRSVCSQIPDPGNWLSALESTRWLQHLSVMMKAATLVCSAVERDGRPVLVHCSDGWDRTPQIVALAKILLDPYYRTLEGFQVLVETEWLDCGHKFGDRCGHQENADDVSEQCPVFLQWLDGVHQLLKQFPCLFEFNEAFLVKLVQHTYSCLYGTFLCNNAREREAKNVYKRTCSVWSLLRSGNKNFQNFLYIPSHDTVLQPVCHTRALQLWTAVYLPTSSPCTAVDDSMDLYLPPSVTGDELAPRSLDRLPKTRSMDNLLSAFENGLPLTRTSSDPNLNKHCHEGRSPSEPSPATEGTSTDAAAVLLHAELESSEGGPLQSPAETPEDDLGAESCEEPCLTTQPLPSLPLPPVPVAGDIALTDAPLPPPVLQQASPQITNPPLPPPPPLEAGGPCRTESAASPTPNRPQPPATTPTLPLHCHTDPRANVLPQQADLPVLKQRSDVLRMEDSTETLTGEEGPPPAPPPPASRDLTRCHVDAEKPEESQPLVAKESVSAAAGAPLDHAPLDSAPAAAPRPAPDLSLFGCSLGNADGLAQSACGGAGHSGVGRASQPSAYQSRRLASKLLRSQGFAITNGGGQCSRRDALCSSSSAAQPGWLPTPRSAGPCGPAAAALSGHTLAGHQLPPGPYTPPSASSSPPPPHAPAYLDDDGLPVPTDAVQQRLRQIEAGYKQEVEVLRQQVRQLRLRLESKRDATPPSEPDVDYEDDITCLRESDTSNEEDSLSTHSEDRLSEGSWDRVECKDTEVTRWVPDHMASHCFNCDCEFWIAKRRHHCRNCGNIFCKDCCHLKLPIPDQQLYDAVLVCNSCYDLLLESRTREIRSQQLKKAIATASS comes from the exons GGTGAAGAAGGGCCTCCCAGTCTGGAGTATATCAAGGCCAAAGACCTGTTCCCCCAGAAGGAGCTGGTGAAGGAGGATGAAAGTCTTCAG GTGCCGTTCTCGGTTCTTCAGGGGGAAGGGGTGGAGTATCTCGGCAGCGCTGATGAAGCCGTCATTGCCATTTCTAACTACAGGCTCCACATCAAGTTCAAGGACTCTGTCATCAAT ACCTCCCCAGGTGTGGACAATGAGATATCT GTGCCTCTCAGGCTGATGGAGAGCGTGGAGAGCAGAGATATGTTCCAGCTGCACATCGTCTGCAAAGACTCCAAAGTCGTCAG atgCCACTTTGCAACGTTCAAGCAATGCCAGGAGTGGGTGAAGCGTCTGAACCGGGCCATCGCTCACCCAGCCCGGCTAGAGGACCTGTTTGCCCTGGCCTATCACGCCTGGTGTCTGGGAGGCAGCGCCGATGATGAAGACCAGCACCTTCATCTCTGTCGTCCAG GCGATCACGTGGCTCAGAGGATGGACATGGAGGTCAAGAGGATGGGCTTCGACACGCAGAATGTCTGGAGGGTGTCGGGAATAAACTGCAACTACAA GCTGTGCTCCAGCTACCCACAGAAGCTGCTGGTCCCCATATGGATCACTGACAAGGAGCTGGAGAGCGTGGCTTCCTTCAGATCCTGGAAGAGGATCCCGGTGGTGGTCTACAG GCACCAGAAGAATGGGGCAGTGATCGCTCGCTGCAGCCAGCCTGAGATCAGCTGGTGGGGCTGGAGGAACACCGACGACGAGTACCTGGTGACGTCCATCGCCAGGGCCTGTCAGATGGCTAGCAAGGGAACCTACAGGGCGCCAGCCTGCCGACAAAGCGGGGAGGCACCCGATTCCTGCGACAGCGATTTCG ATTCTTCCCTGGCTGTTGCCTCCGGCTGCGACGACAACGGCGTCCAACAGAAGCTGCTGATTCTGGATGCTCGCTCGTACACCGCCGCTGTCGCTAATCGAGCTAAGGGCGGGGGCTGCGAATGTGAAG AGTACTACCCAAACTGTGAGGTGATGTTTATGGGAATGGCCAACATCCATGCCATTCGGAACAGCTTCCAGGCCCTGAGGAGCGTCTGCAGTCAGATCCCGGATCCAGGAAA CTGGCTTTCGGCGCTGGAGAGCACCCGCTGGCTGCAGCACCTCTCGGTGATGATGAAGGCGGCCACTCTGGTCTGTTCGGCGGTGGAGAGGGACGGCCGACCCGTCCTGGTGCACTGTTCAGACGGGTGGGACCGCACGCCCCAGATCGTAGCCCTCGCCAAGATCCTGCTGGACCCCTACTACAGGACGCTAGAG GGCTTCCAGGTACTCGTGGAGACCGAGTGGCTGGACTGTGGCCACAAGTTCGGGGACCGCTGTGGCCACCAGGAGAACGCCGACGATGTGAGCGAGCAGTGTCCGGTCTTCCTGCAGTGGCTGGACGGCGTCCACCAGCTGCTCAAACAGTTCCCCTGTCTGTTTGAGTTCAACGAAGCTTTCctg gtgaaGCTGGTGCAGCATACGTACTCCTGCCTTTACGGCACCTTCCTGTGCAACAACGCTCGCGAGAGGGAGGCGAAGAACGTCTACAAACGCACCTGCTCCGTCTGGTCGCTGCTTCGCAGCGGGAACAAGAACTTTCAGAACTTCCTCTACATCCCGAGTCATGATACG GTGCTGCAGCCGGTCTGCCACACGAGGGCGCTACAGCTGTGGACCGCCGTCTAcctccccacctcctcccctTGCACCGCCGTGGACGACTCCATGGACCTCTACCTCCCCCCAAGTGTGACGGGAGACGAGCTCGCTCCCCGTTCTCTGGACAG ACTTCCCAAGACCCGTTCGATGGACAACCTGCTGTCGGCGTTTGAGAACGGGCTGCCCCTGACTCGCACATCCAGCGACCCCAATCTCAATAAGCACTGCCATGAGGGTCGCTCGCCGTCGGAGCCGTCGCCGGCCACGGAGGGAACCTCGACGGACGCCGCGGCGGTCCTGCTTCACGCTGAACTGGAGAGCAGCGAGGGAGGACCTCTTCAGAGTCCAGCCGAGACCCCAGAGGATGACCTGGGGGCAGAGAGCTGTGAAGAGCCCTGTCTCACCACGCAGCCCCTGCCCTCTTTGCCCCTCCCCCCTGTTCCTGTCGCCGGGGACATTGCACTTACTGAtgctcccctcccccctcccgtTCTCCAGCAGGCTTCGCCTCAGATCACgaatcctcctcttccaccaccTCCTCCGCTGGAGGCTGGCGGCCCCTGTAGGACTGAGAGCGCCGCCTCACCCACTCCTAACCGCCCCCAGCCCCCAGCTACCACCCCCACCCTGCCGCTTCACTGCCACACTGACCCCCGGGCGAATGTCCTGCCACAGCAGGCAGACCTGCCGGTGCTGAAGCAGCGAAGCGACGTCCTTCGCATGGAGGACTCCACTGAGACTCTCACGGGTGAAGAAGGgccgccccccgccccgcctcccCCAGCGAGCCGGGATCTTACCCGGTGTCACGTTGACGCCGAAAAGCCGGAGGAGTCCCAACCCCTAGTGGCGAAGGAGAGCGTGTCCGCAGCTGCAGGCGCCCCCCTGGACCACGCCCCCCTGGACAGCGCCCCGGCTGCAGCGCCCCGTCCTGCCCCTGATCTGTCCCTGTTCGGCTGCAGCTTGGGGAACGCTGACGGTCTGGCTCAGTCTGCCTGCGGCGGTGCCGGGCACTCTGGTGTGGGCCGCGCCTCGCAGCCCAGCGCCTACCAGAGCCGTCGACTCGCCAGTAAGCTGCTCCGCTCCCAGGGCTTCGCCATCACCAACGGGGGGGGTCAGTGCTCCCGCCGGGACGCTCTTTGTAGTTCCAGCAGCGCTGCGCAGCCCGGATGGCTGCCGACTCCCAGATCTGCCGGCCCGTGTGGGCCCGCTGCCGCCGCCCTCAGCGGCCACACCCTGGCGGGCCACCAGCTCCCACCGGGTCCATACACCCcaccctctgcctcctcctccccgccccctccccacGCCCCAGCGTACCTCGACGACGACGGCCTGCCGGTGCCCACGGACGCCGTGCAGCAGCGGCTGCGGCAGATAGAGGCCGGCTACaagcaggaggtggaggtgctgaGGCAGCAGGTGCGACAGCTGCGGCTGAGGCTGGAGAGCAAACGGGACGCCACCCCCCCCTCGGAGCCGGACGTCGACTACGAGGACGACATC acGTGTCTGCGTGAGTCGGACACCAGCAACGAGGAGGATTCTCTGTCCACCCACAGCGAGGACCGTCTGTCTGAGGGCAGCTGGGACCGGGTGGAGTGCAAGGACACGGAG GTCACGCGGTGGGTCCCCGACCACATGGCCTCCCATTGTTTCAACTGTGACTGTGAGTTCTGGATAGCCAAGAGACGTCACCACTGCAG GAACTGTGGTAATATTTTCTGTAAGGATTGCTGCCACCTGAAGCTGCCCATCCCGGACCAGCAGCTGTACGACGCTGTCCTGGTTTGTAACTCCTGCTACGACCTCCTCCTGGAGTCCCGGACCCGCGAGATCCGCAGCCAGCAGCTGAAGAAGGCCATCGCCACAGCCTCCAGCTGA